A genomic segment from Halobacteriovorax sp. DA5 encodes:
- a CDS encoding helix-turn-helix transcriptional regulator: protein MNDCTQIPLDKIFKSLGDPIRMSVIKQLIAYEEEHGHKEITCGGFDYCVNKATFSHHIKILIEAHIICQRTEGVKKYLFLNPNIKKYYPGLIETIKKTCE, encoded by the coding sequence ATGAATGATTGCACACAAATACCATTAGATAAGATCTTTAAATCACTAGGCGATCCCATTCGCATGAGTGTGATAAAGCAGTTAATTGCATATGAAGAAGAGCATGGTCACAAGGAGATTACTTGTGGAGGCTTCGATTATTGCGTAAATAAGGCCACTTTTTCTCATCATATTAAGATTCTTATTGAGGCCCATATCATTTGCCAAAGAACAGAAGGGGTGAAGAAGTACCTATTTCTCAACCCTAATATCAAAAAGTATTACCCTGGCTTGATCGAAACAATTAAAAAAACATGCGAATAA
- a CDS encoding cold-shock protein, with the protein MKTGKVKFFNDEKGFGFIVPDDGSKDLFVHISAVNGNTLSENDAVEFEVGEGQKGPCAVSVSVLS; encoded by the coding sequence ATGAAAACAGGTAAAGTTAAGTTTTTTAATGATGAGAAAGGTTTTGGATTTATCGTTCCAGACGATGGAAGCAAAGATCTTTTCGTACACATTTCAGCAGTAAACGGTAACACTCTAAGTGAAAATGACGCTGTTGAATTTGAAGTAGGTGAAGGACAAAAAGGTCCTTGTGCTGTTTCAGTAAGCGTTCTTTCTTAA
- a CDS encoding endonuclease has translation MKITHIATLLILISSAAFGSSCDQEFFYSGLSTASSGYVFKSQLSSLLRRTHRGISYDDLLKAYRSTDLDTTYDGDRTIMDMYSENPNGKDPYRYQPGRRTCGQYKGEGDCYNREHLFPQGLFNKRRPMKTDIFHVYPTDGKVNGHRGSYPFGEVGKASWVSKNGSKIGTSSTSGYRGRVFEPIDEFKGDIARAMLYFAVRYEAEIPRFKDNPMTNGSREQTYSSWFIKLLLKWHKQDPVSEHERRRNDIACEYQKNRNPFIDHPEWAMAIWEVQ, from the coding sequence ATGAAAATCACACACATCGCAACACTACTTATTTTAATCTCAAGCGCGGCCTTCGGCTCATCTTGTGATCAAGAATTTTTTTACTCAGGACTTTCAACTGCTTCATCTGGATATGTATTTAAGTCACAGCTTTCTTCTCTTTTAAGAAGAACTCATCGTGGTATCTCGTATGATGACCTTCTTAAGGCGTATCGTAGCACTGATCTCGATACTACTTACGATGGTGATCGCACGATAATGGATATGTATTCTGAGAACCCAAACGGAAAAGATCCATATCGCTACCAACCTGGCCGTCGTACTTGTGGCCAGTATAAAGGTGAAGGGGATTGCTACAATCGTGAACACCTATTTCCACAAGGGCTTTTTAACAAGAGACGCCCAATGAAGACAGATATCTTTCATGTTTATCCAACAGATGGAAAGGTAAATGGCCACCGTGGTTCTTACCCATTTGGAGAAGTTGGAAAAGCTTCATGGGTTTCTAAAAATGGTTCTAAGATTGGTACAAGCTCGACAAGTGGATATCGTGGAAGAGTTTTCGAACCTATTGATGAATTTAAAGGTGATATCGCTAGAGCAATGCTTTACTTTGCTGTTCGTTATGAAGCTGAGATTCCTAGGTTTAAAGATAATCCAATGACAAATGGCTCTCGTGAACAAACTTATAGCTCTTGGTTTATTAAGCTTCTTTTGAAGTGGCACAAGCAAGATCCTGTAAGTGAGCACGAAAGAAGAAGAAATGATATCGCATGCGAATATCAAAAGAATCGTAATCCTTTCATTGATCACCCTGAGTGGGCAATGGCCATTTGGGAAGTTCAATAG
- the sugE gene encoding quaternary ammonium compound efflux SMR transporter SugE, whose protein sequence is MASTTTAWVILVIAGLLEVCWAIGLKYTEGFTKLIPSIFTLVTLAASMFLLAKASQTLPIGTAYGVWVGIGALGAAILGIVLFNEPITLARTAFLALLLISIIGLKLTA, encoded by the coding sequence ATGGCCTCGACAACTACTGCATGGGTTATTCTTGTTATTGCAGGTCTTCTTGAAGTATGTTGGGCAATTGGACTTAAATATACTGAAGGCTTTACGAAACTGATTCCAAGTATATTCACTCTTGTAACTCTAGCTGCAAGCATGTTCTTACTTGCTAAGGCCAGTCAAACTCTTCCTATTGGAACGGCCTACGGTGTATGGGTTGGAATAGGAGCGCTAGGTGCTGCAATCTTAGGAATAGTTCTCTTCAATGAGCCAATTACTCTTGCACGTACAGCTTTTCTAGCGCTACTGCTTATTTCAATTATTGGTCTAAAACTTACTGCTTAA
- a CDS encoding LLM class flavin-dependent oxidoreductase — MTPKLSILDLVFVNEGQHVKDAFDNSVRSAQAAEEYGYNRIWVAEHHNMPAIASAATSVVIGLLASQTKTIRIGAGGIMLPNHSPLVIAEQFGTLEALYPGRIDLGLGRAPGTDQMTVQALRTTAQSSNNFPQDIVELQRLLSMESANDPIVATPGLGSQVPLWILGSSTFGAQLAAHLGLPYAFASHFAPDAIQEALSLYHAGFEPSAQQDKPYVMLGVNIIIADTDEEAQFLSTSQKQSFANLRRGLKKKFQAPIEDMDTYWDMHEKMMAQHMLHFSFVGSKETVKRGLDQFIERYRPDELMVVTSIFDNEKKIKSLKLLSEIFKQ, encoded by the coding sequence ATGACACCAAAACTATCGATACTAGACTTGGTCTTCGTTAATGAAGGCCAGCACGTAAAAGATGCTTTTGATAATTCAGTTCGTAGCGCGCAAGCAGCAGAAGAATATGGCTACAATCGTATTTGGGTGGCCGAGCACCACAATATGCCTGCCATCGCAAGTGCAGCAACTTCAGTAGTTATTGGATTACTAGCAAGTCAAACAAAAACAATTCGTATTGGAGCTGGTGGAATAATGCTTCCAAATCACTCTCCTCTTGTTATTGCTGAGCAGTTTGGAACACTAGAAGCACTTTATCCTGGACGTATTGATTTAGGTCTTGGCCGCGCTCCAGGAACTGATCAAATGACCGTGCAGGCTTTAAGAACAACAGCTCAAAGTTCAAATAATTTCCCACAAGATATTGTTGAGCTTCAGCGTCTACTCTCAATGGAAAGTGCAAACGATCCAATAGTCGCCACTCCTGGGCTAGGATCACAAGTTCCCTTATGGATTCTAGGATCAAGTACTTTTGGAGCACAGCTTGCTGCACACCTTGGATTACCATATGCCTTTGCTTCGCACTTTGCCCCTGATGCAATTCAAGAAGCACTATCTCTTTATCATGCGGGCTTTGAACCATCGGCTCAACAAGACAAACCCTATGTTATGTTGGGTGTGAATATCATCATTGCAGATACTGATGAGGAAGCACAATTTCTCTCAACAAGCCAGAAACAATCATTTGCCAATCTTCGTCGTGGATTAAAGAAGAAATTCCAAGCTCCTATTGAAGATATGGATACCTATTGGGATATGCACGAGAAGATGATGGCCCAACATATGCTTCACTTCTCTTTTGTTGGTTCCAAAGAAACTGTTAAAAGAGGCCTTGATCAGTTTATCGAACGTTACCGTCCAGATGAGTTAATGGTTGTGACCTCAATTTTCGATAATGAGAAAAAGATAAAATCTCTAAAGCTTCTGTCTGAAATTTTTAAGCAGTAA
- a CDS encoding ArgP/LysG family DNA-binding transcriptional regulator gives MIDYHALRALQAVIEYQSFELASKAIGISQSAVTQRIQNFESFLGTKLLIRKTPYRATEKGKSYLNLLRKVTSLENEILEDDDIKKAKPTLKIAMNRDSLDLFFLDVLTDTKVSQVLTLQIIADDQDNTLKYLKSGQVDMCISSEKKPLPNHTSTHLGDMVYSLVCSKKFYKEYFNEGVNKKTLSEAPLVVFDKYDKAQHTYLKENFKVDKLTKINLMPSVQSFKKAILGGYGYGLLPFIDMEKEMKKRKFVQLNPSKNFSVSLFLHQWEYQREHIKLFNEKLIKAAQKL, from the coding sequence ATGATTGATTACCATGCACTCAGGGCCTTACAGGCCGTCATCGAATATCAAAGTTTTGAACTTGCTTCTAAGGCCATAGGTATTTCCCAGTCTGCAGTAACTCAAAGAATACAAAACTTTGAGTCCTTTCTTGGGACAAAATTATTAATTAGAAAGACACCCTACCGTGCAACTGAAAAAGGAAAGTCGTACCTGAATCTTTTGCGAAAAGTAACAAGCCTAGAAAATGAAATTCTAGAAGATGATGATATCAAAAAAGCAAAGCCTACTTTAAAGATTGCCATGAACCGAGATAGCCTCGACTTGTTTTTTCTCGATGTCCTTACTGATACAAAAGTATCTCAAGTTTTGACATTACAAATTATAGCTGACGACCAAGACAATACTTTAAAATATTTAAAAAGCGGTCAAGTTGATATGTGTATAAGTTCTGAGAAGAAGCCTCTTCCTAACCACACCTCGACTCATCTAGGAGATATGGTCTACTCGCTAGTTTGTTCTAAGAAGTTTTATAAGGAATATTTCAATGAAGGTGTGAATAAAAAAACTCTCTCAGAGGCTCCTCTTGTCGTCTTTGATAAATATGACAAGGCCCAACACACTTATTTGAAAGAAAATTTTAAAGTCGATAAGCTTACTAAAATCAATCTTATGCCATCAGTCCAAAGTTTTAAAAAAGCAATCCTAGGAGGGTACGGCTATGGACTCCTTCCCTTCATTGATATGGAAAAAGAGATGAAGAAGAGAAAATTCGTTCAATTAAATCCATCTAAGAATTTTAGTGTTTCACTCTTTCTGCACCAATGGGAATATCAAAGAGAACACATTAAGCTCTTTAATGAGAAACTAATCAAGGCCGCACAAAAATTATAG
- a CDS encoding LysE/ArgO family amino acid transporter, with translation MEFFTQGFLLQASLILALGAQNLFLIDIGTKKKNHYLAAAICSVCDMALILLAVLGVSGVLVKTVEFKVGIGLLGASFLLYYAVMKFIDSVKGVKEVEESKKFALSRRLVILTTLSFTLLNPHVYIDAFFLIGGYSTRFNLVQDRFLFGLGAGVFSIIWFYFLVTFSSKFSHILTKEKNLRISSLATAIVLGYLAHKLGSESVTEFIQLLS, from the coding sequence ATGGAATTTTTTACTCAAGGTTTTTTATTGCAGGCAAGTCTTATTCTAGCACTGGGTGCACAGAACCTTTTTCTTATTGATATTGGCACTAAGAAAAAGAATCACTACCTAGCAGCAGCTATTTGTTCAGTGTGTGATATGGCGCTAATTCTATTGGCCGTTCTCGGTGTTTCTGGTGTTCTTGTAAAAACTGTTGAGTTTAAAGTCGGTATCGGACTTCTTGGAGCTTCTTTTCTGCTTTACTATGCGGTAATGAAATTTATTGACTCTGTGAAGGGTGTTAAGGAAGTTGAAGAGAGTAAGAAGTTTGCTCTTTCGCGTCGTCTTGTGATTTTAACGACGCTTAGTTTTACCCTGCTTAATCCTCACGTCTATATTGATGCCTTTTTCTTAATTGGTGGATACTCAACACGCTTTAATTTAGTTCAAGATCGTTTTCTTTTTGGACTTGGTGCCGGTGTGTTTTCAATTATATGGTTTTACTTTCTAGTGACTTTTTCTTCTAAGTTCTCTCATATTTTAACTAAAGAGAAGAACTTAAGAATCTCGTCACTTGCTACCGCTATTGTACTAGGTTATCTTGCTCATAAGCTTGGAAGTGAATCTGTAACAGAGTTTATTCAACTACTCTCATAG
- a CDS encoding TetR/AcrR family transcriptional regulator, whose protein sequence is MKQDSKEAIFEGVLELLKEEAILDISVSKLKKQTGLSTGTFYYHFPNGIEDIYKSLFIKLSTKIRNKAFIAASAAKTVEETLIDLVSVYFDWHESKVKESDFFWKASMSGYQEIRELLISEYEILSTKIYDVLTTQAEVENIRIVDRRILDAMLFGAARELVYSWIRRGRDKKEFEVIKEQFIKTLYRACVIERS, encoded by the coding sequence GTGAAACAGGACTCAAAAGAGGCCATTTTTGAAGGTGTGTTAGAGCTTCTGAAAGAAGAGGCCATCTTAGATATTTCCGTATCAAAACTTAAAAAACAGACCGGCCTTTCAACTGGAACTTTCTATTATCATTTTCCAAATGGAATAGAAGATATCTATAAATCCTTATTCATTAAACTATCTACTAAGATTAGAAATAAAGCTTTTATTGCGGCCAGTGCGGCCAAGACAGTAGAAGAAACTCTAATTGATTTAGTTAGTGTTTATTTTGACTGGCATGAGTCGAAAGTGAAAGAAAGCGACTTTTTTTGGAAGGCTTCAATGTCTGGCTATCAAGAAATTAGAGAACTTCTAATTAGTGAGTATGAGATTTTATCGACAAAAATTTATGACGTTCTTACCACGCAAGCTGAAGTCGAAAATATTAGAATTGTTGATCGTCGAATACTAGATGCCATGTTATTTGGCGCTGCTAGAGAGCTTGTTTATTCTTGGATAAGACGAGGTAGAGATAAGAAAGAATTTGAAGTCATTAAAGAACAATTTATAAAGACGCTGTATAGAGCATGTGTCATTGAAAGATCTTGA
- a CDS encoding alkene reductase: protein MSTNLFTPIKLGSVELKNRIIMAPLTRARAGAERIPNDLMVKYYEQRADAGMILTEATAITPSAVGYANTPGIWSKDQIDGWRKVTDAVHAKGSKIYMQLWHVGRISHSSFLNGQKPVAPSAIQPTGHVSLVRPITNYEVPRALETEEVKAIVKDYRQAAINAMEAGFDGVEVHAANGYLIDQFLQDSTNKRDDIYGGTIENRTRFLLEITDQLIEVWGADRVGVHLAPRCDSHDMGDSNPLELFGHVVEELNKSKIAFIFTRDPLDEQSLFPKLKEKFDGVLIANQKFTKITAEKALEDKIADAISFGVPFIANPDLVERLRIDAPLNEPIFDTFYGPDHVGYTDYPTLKEL, encoded by the coding sequence TTGAGTACGAATTTATTTACACCGATAAAGCTTGGAAGTGTTGAGCTAAAAAATAGAATTATTATGGCCCCTCTAACTCGTGCCAGAGCAGGAGCTGAACGAATTCCTAATGACCTCATGGTGAAATACTATGAACAACGAGCTGATGCAGGAATGATCCTTACAGAAGCAACGGCAATTACACCCTCTGCCGTTGGTTACGCAAATACACCAGGAATTTGGTCGAAGGATCAAATCGATGGCTGGCGTAAAGTAACAGATGCAGTTCACGCAAAAGGTTCAAAAATTTATATGCAACTTTGGCATGTGGGAAGGATCTCTCACTCAAGTTTTTTAAATGGGCAAAAGCCTGTTGCACCAAGTGCTATCCAGCCTACGGGACATGTATCACTAGTACGACCAATTACTAACTACGAAGTACCTCGTGCACTTGAAACTGAAGAAGTGAAAGCAATTGTAAAAGACTATCGTCAAGCGGCCATCAATGCGATGGAAGCTGGCTTTGACGGAGTTGAAGTACACGCTGCCAATGGCTACCTAATTGACCAATTCTTACAAGACTCAACTAATAAGAGAGACGATATCTACGGAGGGACGATTGAAAACCGTACAAGATTCTTGCTTGAAATTACAGACCAACTCATTGAAGTATGGGGCGCTGATCGCGTCGGCGTTCATCTTGCTCCTCGCTGCGATAGCCACGACATGGGTGACTCTAATCCCCTGGAACTTTTTGGCCATGTGGTAGAAGAATTAAATAAGAGCAAGATTGCTTTCATATTTACTCGCGACCCACTAGATGAGCAAAGTCTCTTCCCAAAATTAAAAGAAAAATTTGATGGTGTTCTAATTGCCAATCAAAAATTTACAAAGATAACAGCTGAAAAAGCATTGGAAGATAAAATTGCTGATGCCATCTCTTTTGGTGTTCCATTTATTGCAAACCCAGACTTAGTTGAAAGACTAAGAATTGATGCACCATTAAATGAGCCAATCTTTGATACATTCTATGGACCTGATCATGTTGGTTATACAGATTACCCGACATTAAAGGAGCTGTGA
- a CDS encoding class I SAM-dependent methyltransferase, translating to MNEVLNADSVPLKDLIKNPRTFMRSNNHPLEHAKDLDRTLGFRIPRIEGKLLQKYKAYYKQNDGTKGKQHFQGTQTWIGLHPQVLQTPYNDIFEALYLLKDFEVNKVVDIGAGYGRVGIVMNSVFPEARFIGYEILKQRESEGNRLFERLELLNCEILLEDVLEDDFILPKAQIYFIYDFSEIEDISKILDELVARVDDYSFFLVTRGDRIDFLLERKYKKLWNANGRLSSGELKIYSSNVDLKKLKHKE from the coding sequence GTGAACGAAGTGCTTAATGCAGACTCAGTACCATTGAAAGATCTTATTAAAAATCCGCGTACATTTATGAGAAGCAATAATCATCCTCTGGAGCATGCAAAGGATTTAGACCGAACACTTGGTTTTCGTATTCCAAGAATAGAGGGGAAACTTCTACAAAAATACAAAGCTTATTATAAGCAAAATGATGGAACAAAGGGAAAGCAGCACTTTCAGGGGACACAGACTTGGATTGGACTGCATCCACAGGTTTTACAAACACCGTATAATGATATCTTTGAGGCCCTTTATCTTTTAAAAGACTTTGAAGTAAATAAAGTGGTGGATATTGGTGCAGGTTATGGACGCGTAGGCATTGTGATGAACTCTGTCTTTCCTGAGGCCCGCTTCATTGGATATGAGATTCTTAAACAAAGAGAGAGTGAGGGAAATCGCCTCTTTGAGAGATTAGAATTGCTCAATTGTGAGATTCTCTTAGAAGATGTTTTAGAAGATGACTTTATTTTGCCAAAGGCACAGATCTATTTTATCTATGACTTTAGTGAAATTGAGGATATTTCTAAGATTTTAGACGAGCTTGTGGCCCGTGTTGATGATTACAGCTTTTTTCTGGTAACGAGAGGCGATCGAATCGATTTCTTACTAGAGAGAAAATATAAAAAATTATGGAATGCCAATGGGCGCTTAAGCTCTGGCGAATTAAAAATATATAGTTCTAACGTAGACCTAAAGAAGCTTAAACATAAGGAGTAA